The following are encoded in a window of Epilithonimonas zeae genomic DNA:
- a CDS encoding riboflavin synthase codes for MFTGIIEATGKVEKIDRNEGNIDFVLSCPFTQELKIDQSLAHNGCCLTVVEINSDSYKVTAINETLEKTNLGAWNVGTEVNLERCLKFEGRLDGHIVQGHVDKTGVVESIEDQNGSYLITVSYKETNEYRTVPQGSITLNGTSLTVAESETNQFSVAIIPYTWEFTNMKHLKIGDVVNLEFDIIGKYVAKLLKSPLSNMVQKYQ; via the coding sequence ATGTTTACAGGAATAATAGAAGCGACCGGAAAGGTTGAGAAAATCGATAGAAATGAAGGGAATATTGATTTTGTGTTGAGTTGTCCTTTTACTCAGGAATTGAAAATCGACCAAAGTCTGGCACACAACGGCTGCTGCCTGACAGTTGTGGAAATCAATAGTGATTCTTATAAGGTGACGGCCATCAATGAAACGCTTGAAAAAACGAATCTTGGTGCGTGGAATGTTGGAACGGAAGTGAATTTGGAACGTTGTTTGAAATTCGAAGGTAGATTGGATGGTCATATTGTGCAAGGTCACGTGGACAAAACCGGAGTCGTTGAAAGTATCGAAGACCAGAATGGAAGTTATCTCATTACAGTTTCTTACAAGGAAACCAACGAGTATAGAACAGTTCCGCAAGGTTCTATCACGCTGAACGGAACGAGTCTTACGGTTGCTGAAAGCGAAACGAACCAGTTTTCTGTGGCAATAATTCCGTACACTTGGGAGTTTACGAATATGAAACATTTGAAAATTGGCGATGTTGTGAATTTGGAATTTGACATCATCGGAAAATATGTTGCGAAACTTTTGAAATCGCCATTGTCTAATATGGTGCAAAAATATCAGTAG
- the pdxA gene encoding 4-hydroxythreonine-4-phosphate dehydrogenase PdxA translates to MSSKHHKIRVGISIGDFNGIGPEIILKSLKDKSITDFFTPVIFGSGKLFTYQKNIFKLQTNFNYINSAKEAQSGKINMVNLTKENSNVEFGVPTEESTKMAIDSLESATQALLNNEVDVIVTAPINKDEMMKYGFAHAGHTGYFEEKAGKKAVMFMVTNNLKVAVSTHHIPVAEIAQNITKEKLKKQITQLVKTLKEDFCVEKPKIAVLGLNPHAGDGGVIGKEEIEIIEPAIKELFNNGTLAFGPYPADSFFQPEKYKAFDAVLAMYHDQGLAPFKTIAYEEGVNYSAGLPFIRTSPDHGVAYDIAGKNMADETSFSEAIFTAIHIFKNREEYHDLMSNRLRPKASHANNGIDEDLPLENS, encoded by the coding sequence ATGAGCTCCAAACATCATAAAATCAGAGTAGGAATTTCAATCGGCGATTTCAACGGAATCGGACCCGAGATTATTCTAAAATCTCTGAAAGATAAAAGCATAACAGATTTTTTCACGCCGGTTATTTTTGGTTCGGGTAAACTATTCACTTATCAGAAAAATATTTTCAAGCTTCAGACCAACTTCAATTACATCAATTCTGCAAAAGAAGCACAGTCTGGGAAAATCAATATGGTGAATCTTACCAAAGAAAATAGCAATGTAGAATTCGGTGTTCCAACGGAAGAATCCACAAAAATGGCGATTGATTCTCTGGAATCTGCTACCCAAGCTCTTCTGAATAATGAAGTAGATGTTATCGTAACCGCTCCTATTAATAAGGACGAAATGATGAAATATGGTTTCGCTCACGCTGGGCACACTGGTTATTTCGAAGAAAAGGCAGGCAAAAAAGCGGTAATGTTTATGGTAACCAACAATTTGAAAGTGGCTGTTTCTACACATCACATTCCTGTTGCTGAGATTGCACAGAATATCACCAAAGAGAAATTGAAAAAGCAAATCACACAATTGGTGAAAACTTTGAAAGAAGATTTCTGTGTAGAAAAACCAAAAATTGCAGTCCTAGGGCTCAATCCACACGCTGGCGATGGCGGTGTAATCGGTAAAGAAGAAATAGAGATTATAGAACCTGCGATAAAAGAACTCTTTAATAATGGAACTTTAGCTTTTGGACCGTATCCGGCAGACAGTTTTTTCCAGCCTGAAAAATATAAAGCTTTCGATGCTGTTTTGGCAATGTATCACGACCAAGGTCTGGCACCTTTCAAAACAATTGCTTATGAAGAGGGCGTAAATTACTCAGCAGGATTGCCTTTCATCAGAACATCTCCAGACCACGGCGTTGCTTATGATATTGCGGGGAAAAATATGGCGGATGAGACTTCTTTTTCCGAAGCAATTTTTACAGCCATCCATATTTTTAAAAACAGAGAAGAATACCACGATTTGATGAGCAATCGTCTTCGTCCGAAAGCTTCTCACGCTAATAATGGGATAGACGAAGACCTTCCGCTTGAAAATAGCTAG